CTGAGAGGTCTGGATATTAATTCAAATTGTAGGCCGACTCAGTAgcaaattatgattttaaaagtaaCTAAGCAGTTGACAAGGTTTGTGTAGTTCGCATTCAGTTCTTTTTCCAAAGCTGAAGTTTCCCACTGCTATTGGAGCAGCCGAGAATTGCACGGATTCTTCCCGACTTCCTAGACATCGTTGTCAAAAGTAACAGGTAAAAAGTACAGGTAAAAGTAGAAACTGTACACTTTCTATGACAGCTCCCATTCATTCCCATTCATACTGGAGGGAGATGCCACTGCAGCAATGGCGGCTTGTTTACTTCCGGTACTTCCCCTGATTCGTCCATATGCAGAATGTATGTACAGTAGATATGAATATCTAAGTAgaagcagggagagagagatacagaatATGCAGAATGTACAGAGTGTGtatagaaaaaacaaatgtgtaacatacattatataatatgtTATGATGGGTCAGCAGTCTGGCAACTCAATCATAATTGTGATAAACATTTTGATTGTAATTTAACAAGAATTTAAACTTTCTTTGGATATGGGGTCTgttttttgcaggtgagttattttgccacatgttcctgcctgagtgaccaACAAcggtttccatctttctttcgGACGATcccgagtgatgcttttcaggtgagaACCAATCtgcaaaattaaaatgcatcaGCTATATCATGCTTAAGAGCATTCCATGTATACTACAGTgaaaaatatacaacattttATGTGTGACTAGTCATGTTATGTGTTATAtatcatttacatatttgtgtggtgtcagataaACAACACTTAAAGACTGTGATTAAACATGAGACTTTGATGAACCTGTTCAGCAGGATTTCTAGTTAGAGATGATTCCaacctgtgcactaatccctcttctctgtgtccacataggtgaatgctatgattcagattctaaaacactttggttggacttggacAGGTCTGATCATCAGTGATAATGAGtatggagtccacgctgcccgatcctttcactctgatctgggtccagctggtggaggttgtctggcttacacagagattttgccctggggtgacgaccctgctgaattaaggagaatagtggatgtgatgaggaaatctacagctcgagtggtgattgtgtttgcaaataAGAGTCGCATGATcaacctcatgaaagaggtcagtcccAAAAAATACATAGCAAAAATCTTTTAGCCtttaaaaaacagatttcattaaaaaatggtCCACCTCTAAtttgttaaagctgctgctAATATTTTAGAACAAGACTGTTTACCAGGACTAATTCCAATTTGCCTGCAATAATGTGTAAGATCCCGGTTTGTGTATAACATCAACTGTGGAAACTAGATCATACTTTACTGGTATGAAAGCATGATTTTATAGACTTATTATAATGCAATGTttaggtggtgaggcagaatgtgacaggcctgcagtggattgccagtgaagcctggacatcagttgatgtgctccagactcctcacctcatgccgtacctgggtggaacactgggcatctccatccgtcgaggagaaataccaggactcggggacttcctgttacaaatacgtcctgacctacatcacaacaacactgatgGAAACAGCATGGCAAGGGTTTCCATCTGGCTTGGTATTTGAAAGAATATTCtggcattcatttaaaaatgaactctattgcaggtgaatcagttttgggaacacacatttcagtgtagatttgcaccacctccagcaggttgggtggaagctggaggagaattatgcactggacaggaaattatagagaatgtggagattGAGTTCTTTGATGTTTCAGACCTCAGagcagagtataatgtgtataaggctgtgtacgctctggcatatgctcttgatgacatgctgcagtgtgagccagggagaggacctttcagcaacaacacgtgtgctcatttacaaagaatgcagccatggcaggtgagatatcagtttacactcaactcTTAACTTCATTTAAtcctttgtatttcttttgGTTGAATGAAGTTATAAGACATCAAtagattaataaattaaaaatctcACTTTCCAAATACAGCTAGGAGATAGTTGATTACAATATCGGGTCAAAGTGTAAGTACACAGTGGATGTTTGTTTACAGGTCCTGCTATACAGCTACAGTCATcaaattctttttctttatacAAATTAAACAACAGTTATCAGTCATTTCTTTCTGTACTCTTCTCTTTTAATTTCAACAACTGAGTCAGTTATCTGTCCTGTCAACTttggcacacactctcactttgACTCAaatttttattccttttaagTCAACATGCATGTGTTATATGAGAAACTTGTGAATATGTTAGTCTTCTGAGGCAAGCAACCTTCCTTCTATCTCTGATTCTATTATCCAAAGCTTGTGTATTACTTGGGAAaggtcaacttcaccacaacatttggtgatcaagtgtcatttgatgagaatggtgatgccttaccaatgtatgacatcatgaactgggtgtggctccctgatggaagaactaaagttcatagagtgggtgaggttaagaggtcagccttcaaaggtgaagaactcacactggatgaagacaacattttctggaactttgaatccaaacaggttgctactttattcattcatttatttatttatttatttattgactatCTGACTTATTGACTGTCTgacttatttatgtttttcctctgagTCCACAGAGGTGCTATGTGTATAGTATGTGTACTATGGTCCATCTGATGTGAATGTTGTCATCCACCCATGTGCATGATGGTATTGGCAAATCCTTCatggacatactgtacatgcgcACCCCTACATTTTTCTGTGAATGGAACCTCTGCCGATTTGAAAATCCATAGCAACCCTCTGCTGACAGAGAACATAGAAAAGTACTGGCATTCACAAGATATTAACAGACTCaattttctccacacagcctcctcggtcagtgtgcagtgagagttgtcctccaggtacccgcatggccagaaagaagggggaacctgagtgttgttttgactgtgtcccttgttctgtgggaaagatcagcaatatgactggtgagtgtaaagttttaaacgctacagttcagagatgttgtaaaaacatgtatctcatcactttccctcttttctcagactccatggagtgcaccagttgtccagaagatttctggtccagcccccagcgtgaccactgtgttcctaagaaaacagagttcctctcctaccatgagcctctgggtatctgcttgacaaccacctcactgttgggcacatgtatctgtgttgttgttctgggcatcttcatccatcatcgcagcacacctatagttcgtgccaacaattcagaactcagttttcttctcttggtgtcgctcaaattgtgttttttgtgttcattgctcttcattggacgacccagattatggacttgccaattaagacatgcagcatttggcatcagctttgtgctttgtgtctcatgtatcctagtgaaaaccatggtggttctggctgtgttcagggcctccaaaccaggaggtgaatCCAGcctcaagtggtttggtgctgtgcagcagagagggacagttctggttctgacttctgttcaagcagcaatctgcactacCTGGCTTGtatctgcttcaccagtgcctcataaaaacacccagtatca
The nucleotide sequence above comes from Solea senegalensis isolate Sse05_10M linkage group LG3, IFAPA_SoseM_1, whole genome shotgun sequence. Encoded proteins:
- the LOC122767053 gene encoding extracellular calcium-sensing receptor-like, which gives rise to MNQSKVMKESSLMLYCCVFSAVSSSLYSSSCQLQEQFNLNGMHKTGDVILGGLFAINFFSDDLDLTFTSESQLPTCYGFDVLGYRQAQSMAFAIDEINRNSNLLPNVTLGYSLYDNCLQVGIGFRAALTLVSGQEEEVTLQDSCVGTPPVVGIVGDTTSSNSIAISAVLGLYRVPLVSYFATCSCLSDQQRFPSFFRTIPSDAFQVNAMIQILKHFGWTWTGLIISDNEYGVHAARSFHSDLGPAGGGCLAYTEILPWGDDPAELRRIVDVMRKSTARVVIVFANKSRMINLMKEVVRQNVTGLQWIASEAWTSVDVLQTPHLMPYLGGTLGISIRRGEIPGLGDFLLQIRPDLHHNNTDGNSMARVNQFWEHTFQCRFAPPPAGWVEAGGELCTGQEIIENVEIEFFDVSDLRAEYNVYKAVYALAYALDDMLQCEPGRGPFSNNTCAHLQRMQPWQLVYYLGKVNFTTTFGDQVSFDENGDALPMYDIMNWVWLPDGRTKVHRVGEVKRSAFKGEELTLDEDNIFWNFESKQPPRSVCSESCPPGTRMARKKGEPECCFDCVPCSVGKISNMTDSMECTSCPEDFWSSPQRDHCVPKKTEFLSYHEPLGICLTTTSLLGTCICVVVLGIFIHHRSTPIVRANNSELSFLLLVSLKLCFLCSLLFIGRPRLWTCQLRHAAFGISFVLCVSCILVKTMVVLAVFRASKPGGESSLKWFGAVQQRGTVLVLTSVQAAICTTWLVSASPVPHKNTQYHNDKIVYECVVGSTVGFAVLLGYIGLLAILSFLLAFLAKNLPDSFNEAKHITFSMFIFCAVWVAFVPAYISSPGKYADAVEVFAILASSFGLLVALFGPKCYIILFRPERNTKKSVMGRGTKVTL